The Syntrophorhabdaceae bacterium genome segment AGCATAACACCATCCAGTGACAGTGAGATAGGGCAACCTGGTTTTAGCATGGAGGATATACCTGTCCTAAACCGTTGTTCTATAAAGAAAGAGGTTTGGGAAATGGATTATCTTGGACAGCAGTGGGAGAGGCCCCTCCGGTGATGTGCTCTTTCTTCTCCACGAACTGAGCAGTAGGGTTGCCTAAGTTCGCGTAGAGATACGTCGTGTATCCCCCGTCAGGACGATCCTCCCGTATCAGCCTCCCGAAGACATCGTACTGGGAGGTAATGGCATAGCCTGTGCCGTAGAGGTGGGGAGGGGTAAGGGAGAGGAGCTTGCCGGTGCCGGGGTTATAGACGGTCCTTGTTACGTGGCTTACGGCGTTTACCGTCTCATAGACGAAGGTCTTCGTGGCGTCGTAGGTATAGGTGGTGGTATGGTTCAGGGAATCGGTGACAGAGGAGAGGTTGCCTTCGGTGGCGTACTGGTAAGTGACAACGGAGTTCTGGGTGGGGTTACTGCTGATACACGTTGAAGCGGGGGTGTCGCTCTTGCAGACCTCTTCAGTCAGGAGGTTCCCGGTGGTGGAATGGTAGGTCATCCATTTGGCGCTTTTTATGTTCCCCGAGTGATCCTTGACCTTCACCTCTGTCGGCTTGCTTATGATCCAGGGGGTGGTGTAGTTCGTATAGGTGAAGGAGGTGTCCACGTCCTCGTCCTCGGTTGCGCCGCTCTTATACTCACGGATAACGTTCAGGTAGGTATGATTGTAGACATAGTCGATGGAGTAGGTATAGGGGGCATAGCCGCTATCGGTGGCGGTTGATTGCACGGTCTGGAGGTAGGGATACGTGACGCCGCCTGCCATGGTCCCGATCAACCAAGTGTTGTTCACCTGCCTCGTGTGTCCCTCGAAGGAGGTGGTGCGCTCCACCTCGATGGAACCTTTTACGGTGAGGTCCTGGTGGTACCAGGTCTCTGTCACCGATTCATAGGTGGAGGCGTCCCGCATCTGGTAGGAGGCGGCGTACCGGAAGCCCATGAACTCCCGCTCGATGGGATCGAACAATCCTCCGGTGTAGGCATACTTCGTGGTATACGACTGCCCCCTGCCGTCGCTGTGCGTTATCTGCGAGACGGTCCAGACGATAAAGGGCAGGTAGGTGTTCTGGTAAGAGGAGGAAGGGGTGTAGGTGAGGGAGGTGGTGCCGCCGATGCCGTTTGTGATGGACACGAGGAGGTCGCCGCCGGAGTCAGCGAACTTGACCTTCCGGTTACCGGTGGTCGTATAGTAATTGATATCGGTCCTGCCGTCTCCGTTGAAATCGCCATAGTCCCAATAACCCGGATCCGAGCTATATCTGTCAGGTACGTTGAACCGGGGTCCGTCGGTAAAGGTGCCGTCGCCGTTGCTGAACTTGACCTTCCAGCTTCCGTCAGAAGGTGTGGCGTAGTAAATGATGTCCGTCCTGCCGTCTCCGTTAAAATCACCATACGTCCAGAATGATGAGGACCAGCTG includes the following:
- a CDS encoding toxin TcdB middle/N-terminal domain-containing protein; the encoded protein is MYSWDSGYWWYGDFNGDGMTDICYYTSSGYRKIKFSNGDGTFTDGPPFSVPDIYSWSSSFWTYGDFNGDGRTDIIYYATPSDGSWKVKFSNGDGTFTDGPRFNVPDRYSSDPGYWDYGDFNGDGRTDINYYTTTGNRKVKFADSGGDLLVSITNGIGGTTSLTYTPSSSYQNTYLPFIVWTVSQITHSDGRGQSYTTKYAYTGGLFDPIEREFMGFRYAASYQMRDASTYESVTETWYHQDLTVKGSIEVERTTSFEGHTRQVNNTWLIGTMAGGVTYPYLQTVQSTATDSGYAPYTYSIDYVYNHTYLNVIREYKSGATEDEDVDTSFTYTNYTTPWIISKPTEVKVKDHSGNIKSAKWMTYHSTTGNLLTEEVCKSDTPASTCISSNPTQNSVVTYQYATEGNLSSVTDSLNHTTTYTYDATKTFVYETVNAVSHVTRTVYNPGTGKLLSLTPPHLYGTGYAITSQYDVFGRLIREDRPDGGYTTYLYANLGNPTAQFVEKKEHITGGASPTAVQDNPFPKPLSL